One Oreochromis niloticus isolate F11D_XX linkage group LG16, O_niloticus_UMD_NMBU, whole genome shotgun sequence genomic window carries:
- the otc gene encoding ornithine carbamoyltransferase, mitochondrial: protein MSLRLFSAKSSLSRCFKSLHSCSARAFGAGAACLGSVNLKGRSCLTLKDFSSDEIKKLLWVSGDLKHRIKHEKQYLPLLQGKSIAMIFEKRSTRTRMSTETGFTLLGGHPCFLTSQDIHLGVNESCTDTARVLSGLCDVVLARVNSHSTLEELDREASIPIINGLSDLYHPIQILADFLTLQEHYGSLNGLTVSWIGDGNNVLHSFMMTAAKLGVHLKAATPKGYEPDKSVTEEAHRLAKQHGTQFILTSDPMEAARDSNVLVTDTWVSMGQEEEKKKRLKDFHGYQISMQTGSVAKSDWTFLHCLPRKMEEVDDQVFYSSRSLVFSEAENRKWTIMGLIVSLLTDYTPRIPMLKF from the exons ATGTCTCTGAGGCTGTTTTCTGCAAAAAGCTCGCTTTCCAGATGTTTCAAATCTCTGCACAGCTGTTCAGCACGAGCGTTTGG GGCCGGAGCTGCTTGCCTCGGCTCGGTGAATTTAAAAGGTCGCAGCTGTCTTACTCTGAAGGATTTCAGCTCAGATGAAATCAAGAAGCTGCTGTGGGTCTCCGGAGACCTTAAGCATCGGATTAAGCATGAAAAACAG TATTTGCCTCTTCTACAAGGAAAGTCGATTGCAATGATATTTGAGAAGAGGAGCACCAGAACAAGAATGTCCACAGAAACAG GTTTTACTTTGCTGGGTGGACATCCCTGTTTCCTTACCTCACAGGACATCCACCTGGGAGTGAATGAGAGCTGCACAGATACAGCCAG GGTTCTCTCTGGACTCTGTGATGTTGTTTTGGCTCGTGTGAACAGCCACTCGACGCTGGAGGAGCTAGATAGGGAGGCTTCAATCCCCATCATTAACGGACTGTCAGATCTGTATCACCCAATCCAGATTCTGGCTGACTTCCTGACCTTACAG GAGCATTACGGATCCCTTAATGGCCTAACGGTGAGCTGGATTGGAGATGGCAACAATGTCCTCCACTCCTTCATGATGACCGCAGCCAAACTCGGAGTTCATCTTAAGGCTGCTACACCGAAG GGGTACGAGCCAGACAAGAGCGTTACTGAAGAGGCACACAGGCTCGCCAAACAG CATGGTACCCAGTTcattctgacctctgaccccatGGAGGCTGCCCGTGACAGCAATGTCTTGGTCACTGACACCTGGGTCAGCATGGgacaggaagaggagaagaaaaagaggctCAAAGACTTCCATGGATACCAGATTTCTATGCAG ACAGGAAGTGTGGCCAAGTCAGACTGGACCTTCCTGCACTGTCTCCCTCGGAAAATGGAGGAGGTAGATGATCAGGTGTTCTACTCATCCCGCTCTCTTGTCTTTTCGGAGGCAGAGAATAGAAAATGGACCATCATG GGCCTCATTGTTTCTCTTCTGACCGACTACACGCCACGGATCCCCATGCTGAAGTTTTAA
- the gpr161b gene encoding G-protein coupled receptor 161 yields MNTSRNCTTVGNGEGLAALESVSIVTITLLACLGNFLIVATLYRRPYLLTPSNKFVFSLTLSNLLLSVLVLPFVAVSSAKREWMFGVVWCNFTALLYLLISSASMLTLGAIAIDRYYAVLYPMIYPMKITGNRAVVVIAYVWFHSLVGCLPPLFGWSSFEFDCFKWTCVASWHREPSYTAFWVTWCILPPFFVMLACYGVIFRVARMKARKVHCGTVVVAQDDSTGAQRNGRKNSSTSTSSNGSRRSLVYAGSQCKALVTILVVIGTFLMTWGPYVGVVGTEALWGQGSVSQWVETLVAWLSFCSAVCHPLIYGLWNKTVRKELLGMCFGDRYYRESFATRQRTSRLFSISNRITDLGMSPHLTAMLAGGGQLLAPGSSTGDTGFSFTQDSCTDVMLLDNFSTDGSSLAQHHGPPSGKRRSSVTFEDQVEHSKAENTSSVQIHAEVHKSLDMFASCLAKAIESDAKLTLFGESSALSAGLLTARAAPRPRYLEGQRLRLESIDEGIVKDDRGEEEQDGEEKPT; encoded by the exons ATGAACACCAGCAGGAACTGTACTACAGTGGGGAATGGCGAGGGTCTGGCTGCCCTGGAATCAGTCTCCATTGTGACCATCACGCTGCTCGCCTGCCTGGGGAACTTTCTGATTGTGGCGACCCTTTATCGCAGGCCTTACCTGCTCACACCCAGCAACAAGTTTGTGTTCAGCCTGACTCTGtccaacctgctgctgtctgtgctgGTGCTGCCGTTCGTAGCTGTGAGCTCAGCAAAGAGAGAGTGGATGTTTGGGGTGGTGTGGTGCAACTTCACCGCCCTGCTCTATCTCCTCATCAGCTCTGCCAGCATGCTCACCCTCGGAGCTATTGCTATCGACAG GTACTACGCCGTGCTCTACCCGATGATCTACCCCATGAAGATCACAGGCAACCGGGCGGTTGTCGTCATCGCCTACGTGTGGTTTCACTCGCTGGTAGGCTGCCTGCCTCCTCTGTTCGGCTGGTCCTCCTTTGAGTTCGACTGCTTCAAGTGGACGTGCGTGGCGTCGTGGCACAGAGAGCCGAGCTACACGGCCTTCTGGGTCACCTGGTGCATCCTCCCACCCTTCTTTGTCATGCTGGCGTGTTATGGTGTCATTTTCCGCGTAGCCCGCATGAAAGCCCGCAAAGTTCACTGCGGGACTGTTGTTGTGGCCCAGGACGACTCCACTGGAGCCCAGAGGAACGGGCGTAAGAACTCGAGCACCTCGACTTCCTCTAATGGAAGTCGGCGGAGCCTCGTGTACGCAGGGAGTCAGTGCAAGGCTTTGGTCACCATCTTAGTGGTGATTGGCACCTTCCTCATGACCTGGGGGCCATACGTTGGGGTGGTGGGCACTGAGGCCTTGTGGGGTCAGGGCAGCGTGTCTCAGTGGGTGGAGACTCTGGTAGCGTGGCTGTCTTTCTGCAGCGCGGTGTGCCACCCACTTATCTACGGCCTGTGGAATAAAACGGTGAGGAAGGAGCTGCTGGGGATGTGCTTTGGAGATCGGTACTACAGAGAGTCGTTTGCCACGCGCCAAAGGACGTCCCGCCTCTTCAGCATCTCCAACAGAATCACAG ACTTGGGGATGTCCCCACACCTGACTGCCATGCTCGCGGGTGGAGGACAGCTGTTGGCCCCAGGAAGCAGCACAGGAGACACTGGCTTCAGTTTCACTCAGGACTCAT gcacagatgTGATGCTGCTGGATAACTTCTCCACAGATGGCTCCTCCCTCGCGCAGCACCACGGGCCTCCGTCCGGGAAAAGGAGGAGCTCAGTCACCTTTGAAGACCAGGTGGAGCATTCCAAAG ctgaaaacacatcCTCAGTCCAGATCCACGCAGAGGTGCACAAATCTCTCGACATGTTCGCCTCCTGCTTGGCAAAAGCCATAGAGAGCGATGCTAAGCTCACCCTGTTTGGGGAGAGTTCAGCTCTGTCGGCAGGACTCCTCACAGCGAGGGCCGCGCCGAGGCCCAGATACCTGGAAGGCCAGAGACTGAGGCTGGAGAGTATTGATGAAGGGATCGTTAAGGATgacagaggtgaagaagagcagGATGGGGAGGAGAAACCCACCTGA